In Paenibacillus sp. G2S3, a single window of DNA contains:
- a CDS encoding 2-dehydropantoate 2-reductase, with amino-acid sequence MKIDIIGAGSLGLLLAGRLTQSGNEVRLWCRGIEQCRKLEAEGLTVSYEDGRDPISISGDRFVPAPIEGFADAYLREPSDWIIVTVKQNILHNVLPEFLSPLREEQVRIICFQNGIGHMEMLRDLLPKANLYTAVTTEAAKRKSLTEVIHAGAGEVWIGQWSLKNGQAHSIHTDLHANYLIEVLIMAGFSAFLSNEVDTMIYRKLLINAVINPLTAIWRIPNGELLASEGRLQLMRELFREAIMVYDACGVTYDHDAWDNILKVCRTTAGNTSSMLADVLASRSTEIHWINGSLVEMAERSGTLVPLHRLICQLVEGIKV; translated from the coding sequence ATGAAAATCGATATAATCGGTGCGGGTTCACTTGGGCTGCTTTTGGCAGGGAGACTGACCCAGTCCGGGAATGAAGTGAGATTGTGGTGTCGAGGGATAGAGCAGTGCCGGAAATTAGAAGCTGAGGGCTTAACTGTGAGCTATGAGGATGGTCGTGATCCGATTTCAATTTCGGGCGATCGATTTGTGCCCGCACCAATAGAGGGGTTTGCAGATGCCTATCTTCGTGAGCCCAGTGATTGGATTATAGTGACGGTTAAACAGAACATACTACATAATGTTTTACCTGAATTTCTATCCCCTCTTAGAGAAGAACAGGTACGCATCATTTGTTTTCAAAATGGCATAGGACATATGGAGATGCTCAGAGACTTGCTGCCGAAAGCTAATTTATATACTGCAGTAACAACAGAAGCTGCGAAGCGAAAGTCTTTAACTGAGGTCATTCATGCAGGTGCGGGGGAGGTGTGGATAGGGCAATGGAGCTTAAAGAATGGACAAGCTCATAGTATACATACTGATTTACATGCGAATTATTTAATAGAAGTCCTCATTATGGCAGGATTCTCCGCCTTTTTGTCGAATGAAGTGGATACCATGATTTACCGGAAGCTCCTAATCAATGCCGTTATTAATCCGCTTACGGCGATTTGGCGTATTCCAAATGGTGAACTGCTGGCATCAGAAGGGCGACTGCAGTTAATGAGAGAACTTTTTAGAGAAGCAATTATGGTATATGATGCCTGCGGAGTAACTTATGATCATGATGCGTGGGATAACATTCTTAAAGTGTGCAGGACAACGGCTGGCAATACTTCATCCATGCTGGCAGATGTTCTAGCTTCAAGAAGTACAGAAATTCACTGGATCAATGGAAGTCTTGTAGAAATGGCAGAAAGAAGTGGAACATTGGTTCCTTTACATCGCTTGATCTGTCAATTAGTTGAGGGAATAAAGGTATGA
- a CDS encoding DUF2626 family protein, which translates to MDRMFRVLGFFTLAIGLMAFAGGLTEMALLFFLQTAFFVILGYLKFTEKTYVLLFWAYMILTFTGFSYWTIFQMGLPL; encoded by the coding sequence TTGGACCGCATGTTTCGGGTATTAGGTTTTTTTACACTGGCTATTGGATTGATGGCTTTTGCCGGAGGTCTGACAGAAATGGCCTTGCTTTTCTTTTTGCAAACCGCTTTTTTCGTAATTCTCGGTTATTTGAAGTTTACTGAAAAAACTTATGTCCTACTTTTCTGGGCATACATGATTTTGACTTTCACCGGTTTTAGCTATTGGACGATCTTTCAAATGGGTCTTCCACTATAA
- a CDS encoding ABC transporter permease, which yields MATDNNLLKNLKPEDFQKVGVDEKEAEVIQRESLSAWKDSWQRLRQNKMAMTALGILGLIVLAAIFAPFFSKYNYYSNDLMSTNKPPSSDHWFGTDDLGRDIFVRTWYGARISLIVGLAAAAIDLFIGVIYGGIMGFFGGRVDNIMNKFSEILYSIPYLLVVILLLVVLEPSLGTIILALTITGWITMSWIVRGEIMQLKNREFVLASRSMGAGSARLLFKHLLPNAVGPIIVTITLSVPNAIFAEAFLSFLGLGVQAPIASLGSMINDSLTGWLYYPWRFLFPAILISLTMLSFNIFGDGLRDALDPKLKK from the coding sequence GTGGCTACTGATAATAACTTGCTAAAGAATCTAAAACCGGAAGACTTTCAAAAAGTCGGTGTAGATGAAAAAGAAGCTGAGGTTATCCAGCGTGAGAGTCTCTCTGCTTGGAAAGATTCTTGGCAACGGTTGCGTCAAAATAAAATGGCGATGACTGCGCTTGGTATTCTAGGTTTGATCGTGCTTGCAGCGATCTTCGCTCCTTTTTTCTCGAAATATAACTATTATTCCAATGACTTGATGAGCACCAATAAGCCCCCTTCCTCCGATCACTGGTTTGGAACGGATGATCTTGGACGTGATATTTTCGTTCGTACTTGGTACGGCGCACGGATCTCCTTGATCGTTGGTTTAGCTGCGGCAGCCATCGACTTGTTCATCGGTGTTATCTACGGAGGTATTATGGGCTTTTTCGGCGGCCGTGTAGATAATATCATGAATAAATTCTCTGAAATTTTGTATTCCATTCCTTATTTGCTAGTTGTAATTTTGCTTTTGGTTGTGCTTGAACCAAGTCTTGGCACAATCATCCTGGCCTTAACCATAACGGGCTGGATTACGATGTCATGGATTGTACGCGGAGAAATTATGCAGCTCAAAAATCGCGAGTTTGTATTGGCTTCCCGTTCCATGGGTGCAGGTTCTGCAAGACTGTTGTTCAAGCATCTTCTGCCGAACGCAGTTGGCCCGATTATCGTAACCATTACACTTTCTGTACCAAATGCAATTTTCGCTGAGGCTTTCCTAAGCTTCTTGGGTCTTGGTGTACAAGCTCCTATCGCTTCACTTGGATCTATGATTAACGATTCACTCACCGGTTGGTTGTACTATCCATGGCGCTTCCTGTTCCCTGCCATTCTGATCAGTTTAACCATGCTTTCTTTCAATATTTTCGGTGATGGTCTTCGTGACGCGCTTGATCCTAAGCTGAAGAAATAG
- a CDS encoding peptide ABC transporter substrate-binding protein encodes MKKSKSLLLMLALVLVIGTVLAGCGGNNANSGNKGNAGNTGNTATGNAATEEKLAADQTLRINLSAEPPTFDPGLAQDSQAHTVLTTMYEGLTRMNAESGQAEPGVAESWDISADGLVYTFKLRDSQWSNGDPVTSEDFVRAWKRVLDPAAASAAPYAYQLYYIKNAEKFFNKEITDFSQVGIKAVDEKTLEVTLEAPTPYFLGLLSFYTYYPVHKSIEGNPKWATNKDTMIVNGAFTLTEWTTGQTLVVTKNDKYWDKDSIKLSKIDFSLVNSGATELLSYKNGEYDRAGGPTGEIPSEQIPIVQKELPKEFNRKGIASVYYYEFNITEKPFTNAKIRKALAMSINRQALIDNVVQGGQFPAFGYVPPGIAGADGEYRTAVKDSYFTEDLEQAKTLLAEGLKEEGMDKLPTFSLTYNTSEGHKKIALAIADMWKNNLGIDVQTVNQEWAVFIENRQNLNYQVARAGWTADYNDPMTFLDMWVTGGGNNDTGYANPEYDKLISEAKATSDLKVRQDNFAAAEKLLIEQDQVLIPLYYYTNNSLTKEYLKGVTLDFSGAIDLTRGYLLEH; translated from the coding sequence ATGAAGAAGAGTAAAAGTCTATTGCTAATGCTTGCATTAGTACTTGTTATCGGCACAGTGCTTGCTGGCTGCGGCGGAAACAACGCGAACAGCGGCAATAAAGGTAACGCTGGTAACACTGGTAACACGGCAACTGGTAATGCGGCTACAGAAGAGAAATTGGCTGCAGACCAAACGTTGAGAATCAATCTAAGTGCTGAGCCTCCAACATTTGACCCAGGATTGGCACAAGATAGCCAAGCACACACTGTCCTGACAACAATGTACGAAGGTTTGACTCGCATGAATGCAGAATCAGGTCAGGCTGAACCAGGTGTTGCTGAAAGCTGGGATATTTCCGCTGACGGTCTGGTATATACCTTCAAACTGCGTGACTCTCAATGGAGCAACGGCGATCCTGTAACATCAGAAGACTTCGTTCGCGCTTGGAAACGCGTGCTCGATCCTGCTGCTGCATCTGCAGCGCCTTACGCTTATCAATTGTATTACATCAAAAATGCTGAAAAGTTTTTCAACAAGGAAATTACCGATTTCAGTCAAGTTGGAATCAAAGCGGTTGATGAGAAAACTCTAGAAGTTACTCTTGAAGCGCCAACTCCTTACTTCCTTGGATTGCTTTCCTTCTATACTTATTACCCTGTACACAAATCTATTGAGGGTAATCCTAAATGGGCTACAAACAAAGATACTATGATCGTTAACGGTGCTTTCACTCTTACTGAGTGGACTACTGGACAAACTCTTGTTGTAACTAAAAATGATAAATATTGGGATAAAGATTCCATTAAACTTAGCAAAATCGACTTCTCCCTTGTAAACAGTGGTGCAACTGAACTGTTGAGTTACAAAAACGGTGAATACGATCGTGCAGGCGGACCAACTGGTGAAATTCCATCAGAACAAATTCCAATCGTGCAAAAAGAACTTCCTAAAGAATTCAACCGTAAAGGTATTGCTTCCGTATACTACTACGAATTCAATATTACTGAAAAACCTTTCACAAACGCTAAAATCCGTAAAGCTCTTGCAATGTCCATTAACCGTCAAGCTTTGATTGACAATGTAGTACAAGGTGGACAATTCCCAGCATTCGGTTATGTACCTCCGGGTATCGCTGGTGCTGATGGTGAATACCGTACAGCAGTTAAAGATAGTTACTTCACTGAAGATCTAGAACAAGCTAAAACTTTGCTTGCTGAAGGTCTGAAAGAAGAAGGTATGGATAAACTGCCTACATTCTCTTTGACTTACAACACAAGTGAAGGTCACAAGAAAATCGCTTTGGCGATTGCTGATATGTGGAAAAACAATCTTGGTATCGACGTACAAACCGTTAACCAAGAGTGGGCTGTATTTATTGAAAACCGTCAAAACCTGAACTACCAAGTTGCACGTGCTGGTTGGACTGCGGATTACAATGATCCAATGACTTTCCTTGATATGTGGGTAACAGGTGGCGGTAACAATGATACGGGTTACGCTAACCCTGAGTACGACAAATTGATCTCCGAAGCTAAAGCAACTTCTGACTTGAAAGTACGTCAAGACAATTTTGCAGCAGCTGAGAAATTGCTCATCGAGCAAGATCAAGTTTTGATTCCATTGTACTACTACACTAACAACTCCCTGACTAAAGAGTACCTCAAAGGTGTTACTCTTGACTTCAGTGGTGCAATTGACTTGACTCGTGGATACTTGCTTGAGCACTAA
- a CDS encoding ABC transporter ATP-binding protein, translating to MEPILQVKDLHVSFFVKGGEVQAVRGMNFEIGKGETVAIVGESGSGKSVTAQSIMRLIPSPPSKVKKGEIIFQGQNLLDKSMKEMESIRGKDIGMIFQDPMTSLNPTIKVGKQITEVLIKHQKMSAAEAKKQGIEMLNLVGIKNAEARFNQYPHEFSGGMRQRVMIAIALACRPALLIADEPTTALDVTIQAQIMEVMREMQQKLGTSIILITHDLGVVAGMCDRVIVMYAGEVVETGTRWEIFKNPQHPYTKGLLRSMPRLDQKKGEPLIPIIGTPPDLIKPPIGCPFTARCNEAMHVCEQIDPGATEFSETHMARCWNLHSMAKEVQYS from the coding sequence ATGGAGCCTATTTTACAAGTCAAAGATTTGCATGTTTCATTTTTTGTTAAAGGCGGAGAGGTACAAGCTGTCCGTGGTATGAATTTTGAAATTGGCAAAGGTGAAACGGTTGCCATCGTCGGCGAGTCCGGCAGCGGTAAGAGTGTAACTGCTCAATCAATTATGCGTTTGATCCCTTCTCCACCCTCTAAAGTGAAAAAGGGAGAAATTATTTTTCAAGGACAAAATCTGCTAGACAAAAGCATGAAAGAAATGGAATCCATTCGCGGTAAAGATATTGGCATGATTTTTCAAGACCCGATGACATCTTTGAACCCAACCATCAAAGTGGGCAAACAGATCACTGAAGTTTTGATTAAACATCAGAAAATGTCAGCGGCCGAAGCGAAAAAGCAAGGTATTGAGATGCTCAATTTAGTTGGTATCAAAAATGCTGAGGCTCGCTTTAACCAATATCCCCACGAATTTTCAGGCGGTATGCGCCAGCGTGTAATGATTGCAATCGCGCTAGCCTGCCGTCCGGCTTTGCTCATAGCGGACGAGCCTACTACGGCTCTTGACGTAACCATTCAGGCGCAGATCATGGAAGTTATGAGAGAGATGCAGCAAAAACTAGGTACCTCCATCATTCTGATTACCCATGATCTTGGTGTAGTTGCCGGTATGTGTGATCGGGTTATCGTAATGTATGCAGGTGAAGTTGTGGAGACCGGAACAAGATGGGAAATCTTTAAGAATCCACAGCATCCATATACCAAAGGTCTGCTGCGCTCGATGCCGCGTCTGGACCAAAAGAAGGGCGAGCCGCTTATCCCGATCATCGGCACACCGCCAGATCTGATCAAGCCGCCGATCGGCTGTCCGTTCACCGCGCGTTGCAATGAAGCAATGCATGTTTGCGAACAAATCGATCCCGGCGCCACAGAATTCAGCGAAACGCATATGGCGCGTTGCTGGAATCTGCATTCGATGGCCAAGGAGGTGCAGTACTCTTGA
- a CDS encoding ATP-binding cassette domain-containing protein: MSKNLIEVEGLKKYFNVGKGKVLKAVDNINFTIREGETLGMVGESGCGKTTAGRTILRLYEPTAGSVKYNGTDIYKLSSNKMKAMRRDMQMIFQDPYASLNPRFTVSDIIGEALDIHGMAGSRAERKKRIEELLDMVGLNHDHATRYPHEFSGGQRQRIGIARSLAVNPKFIVCDEPISALDVSIQAQVVNLLKELQDRLGLTYLFIAHDLSMVKHISDRVAVMYLGKMVELAESEELYANPIHPYTKSLLSAIPIPDPEIEVNKKRIHLHDELGSPIYSANEKSNDSDFELVEVSKGHWVSKKFA, encoded by the coding sequence TTGAGTAAGAACCTAATAGAGGTAGAAGGTCTTAAGAAATATTTTAATGTAGGTAAAGGCAAGGTTCTTAAGGCTGTTGATAATATTAACTTCACGATCCGTGAGGGCGAGACGCTTGGAATGGTAGGAGAATCCGGTTGTGGTAAGACTACTGCTGGACGTACAATTCTTCGCTTGTATGAGCCAACTGCCGGAAGTGTGAAATATAATGGTACAGATATTTATAAATTGTCTTCTAACAAAATGAAAGCTATGCGTCGTGACATGCAGATGATTTTCCAAGATCCGTACGCATCGCTTAACCCGCGTTTTACGGTTTCTGATATTATCGGCGAGGCGCTGGACATTCACGGAATGGCTGGTAGCCGTGCAGAGCGTAAAAAACGGATCGAAGAGCTGCTTGATATGGTTGGTCTTAACCATGATCACGCTACTCGTTATCCGCATGAATTCTCTGGTGGACAACGCCAACGTATTGGGATTGCCCGTTCGTTAGCGGTAAATCCTAAGTTCATCGTTTGTGATGAGCCGATTTCCGCGCTTGACGTATCCATTCAGGCACAGGTTGTTAACTTGCTTAAAGAATTGCAAGATCGTCTGGGCTTGACTTATCTTTTCATCGCGCATGATCTGTCCATGGTTAAACATATCAGTGATCGCGTAGCAGTTATGTACTTGGGTAAAATGGTAGAATTGGCGGAAAGTGAAGAGCTTTATGCAAATCCTATCCACCCGTATACCAAATCTCTCTTGTCAGCTATTCCAATTCCGGATCCGGAAATTGAAGTGAACAAGAAACGTATTCACTTGCATGATGAGCTTGGTAGCCCTATTTATTCTGCTAACGAAAAGAGCAATGATAGTGACTTTGAATTAGTTGAAGTATCAAAAGGCCACTGGGTAAGCAAAAAATTTGCTTAA
- a CDS encoding PhoH family protein yields the protein MNKIFVLDTNVLLHDPNSIFSFKEHEVVIPAVVLEEIDSKKRNADEIGRNARTVSRLLDGLRELGHLHSGVELEHGGKLKVELNHRSFVKVQEMFGEVSNDNRILAVALNYLIEENEKPDPRPVVLVSKDVLVRIKADVLGITPEDYLSDRTGDLNELYTGYQSLQVHPALIDEYYSHRSLTVKQLALSYPLYPHEFVILKDEIGTGKSALLKVNSDATRLEPLYLGNDSVWGISARNAQQRMALELLLNDEIPLVTITGKAGTGKTLLALAAGLFKVEDEHKYKKLLIARPVVPMGKDIGYLPGEKDEKLRPWMQPIYDNLEFLFDTKKAGDIDKILMGLGSIQVEALTYIRGRSIPSQFIIIDEAQNLSRHEVKTIVSRAGEGSKVILMGDPEQIDHPYLDAASNGLSYIVEKFKQQGISGHITLEKGERSRLAQLAADLL from the coding sequence ATGAACAAGATATTTGTGTTAGATACCAACGTGCTTTTGCACGACCCCAATTCGATTTTCTCTTTCAAGGAGCATGAGGTGGTTATTCCGGCAGTAGTGCTGGAAGAAATCGACTCCAAAAAGCGCAACGCTGACGAAATCGGTCGAAATGCTCGCACGGTTTCCCGATTGCTTGATGGACTTCGTGAACTAGGTCATCTGCATAGTGGTGTGGAGCTAGAGCATGGAGGCAAGCTGAAGGTAGAACTTAACCATCGCAGTTTTGTGAAGGTACAGGAGATGTTTGGTGAGGTATCTAACGACAATCGGATTTTGGCTGTAGCTCTTAATTATTTAATTGAAGAGAATGAGAAGCCTGATCCGCGTCCCGTAGTGCTTGTGAGTAAGGATGTGCTGGTTCGTATTAAAGCGGATGTGCTAGGAATTACACCAGAGGATTATTTGTCAGATCGGACTGGAGATTTAAATGAACTTTACACTGGTTACCAATCTCTGCAGGTTCATCCGGCATTGATTGATGAATATTACAGTCACCGTTCTTTAACGGTTAAACAGCTCGCATTGTCGTATCCCTTGTACCCTCATGAATTTGTGATCCTCAAGGATGAGATAGGCACAGGCAAATCAGCTCTTCTCAAAGTGAATAGTGATGCGACCCGTCTGGAGCCGCTTTATCTGGGCAATGATTCGGTTTGGGGGATCAGCGCGCGAAATGCTCAACAACGAATGGCATTGGAGCTACTGCTAAACGATGAAATCCCGCTTGTAACCATTACAGGTAAGGCTGGTACAGGGAAGACGTTATTGGCGCTTGCTGCCGGACTATTCAAAGTTGAGGATGAACATAAATACAAAAAATTGCTCATTGCCCGTCCAGTAGTTCCTATGGGGAAAGACATTGGTTATTTGCCCGGAGAGAAGGATGAGAAGCTCAGACCCTGGATGCAGCCTATTTATGATAATCTGGAGTTCCTGTTCGATACCAAAAAAGCTGGCGATATCGATAAAATCTTAATGGGTTTAGGCAGCATACAGGTAGAAGCCTTAACTTATATTCGTGGCCGCTCAATCCCTTCACAGTTCATTATTATTGATGAGGCTCAGAACCTTTCCCGTCATGAAGTGAAGACAATCGTCTCCAGAGCGGGTGAAGGAAGTAAAGTGATTCTAATGGGTGATCCGGAGCAAATCGATCATCCGTATCTGGATGCTGCGAGCAACGGACTAAGTTATATCGTTGAGAAGTTTAAGCAGCAAGGGATTAGCGGACATATTACTTTGGAAAAAGGTGAGCGTTCCCGCCTGGCCCAACTGGCAGCGGACCTACTCTAA
- a CDS encoding RsfA family transcriptional regulator gives MTAVRQDAWSAEDDLILAEVTLRHIREGSTQLAAFEEVGEKIGRTSAACGFRWNSCVRKSYEGAIGIAKGQRQKRSYLKKQPSVRGAQVAGLILGDTDEEFGRGEGLSENTLSIDAVIRFLRQWKGTIQEAGRQLKMLERDLREKEDELTELRSENERLSKEVNLAQSDYRVVNDDYKALIQIMDRARRLAFLNEEEEEMKTRFKMDGNGNLERIE, from the coding sequence ATGACAGCCGTTAGACAGGATGCTTGGAGTGCAGAAGATGATCTAATACTGGCAGAAGTAACCTTGCGTCACATTCGGGAGGGCAGTACACAACTTGCTGCTTTTGAAGAAGTGGGCGAGAAAATCGGCAGAACGTCAGCTGCTTGCGGATTCCGCTGGAACAGCTGTGTTCGAAAAAGCTATGAAGGCGCAATTGGAATTGCTAAAGGCCAACGTCAAAAGAGAAGTTACCTGAAAAAGCAACCGTCGGTAAGAGGAGCGCAGGTAGCGGGTCTGATTCTCGGGGATACCGATGAAGAATTCGGACGAGGCGAAGGATTAAGTGAGAACACATTATCCATTGATGCGGTTATACGTTTCCTGAGACAATGGAAAGGTACGATCCAGGAGGCAGGACGCCAGCTGAAAATGCTGGAGAGAGATTTGCGTGAGAAGGAAGATGAATTAACAGAATTAAGATCTGAGAATGAGCGGTTGTCAAAAGAGGTTAATCTTGCTCAAAGTGACTACCGGGTAGTCAACGATGATTACAAAGCTTTAATTCAGATTATGGATCGTGCACGTAGGCTCGCGTTCTTAAACGAAGAAGAAGAAGAAATGAAGACTCGCTTTAAAATGGATGGGAATGGAAATTTAGAACGCATTGAATAA
- a CDS encoding ABC transporter permease, with the protein MVRYVANKFFYMLVSLFVLISATFFLMKAIPGDPFTSEKKVPPEIKARLMEQYGLDKPLSHQYFKYLGDIVQGDLGVSMKRLNQDVSHLISQTFSASLKLGLVAIVVAVIVGVLLGMLAALYHRKFLDSAAMVLAVLGIAVPSFVVASLLQYVFAFKLGWVPVSGFKGPIYYFLPVAALSAQPIAFIARLTRSSMLEVLNADYIKTAKAKGLSWMAILSRHVLRNGILPVVTYMGPMTANIVTGSVVIEQIFGVGGIGKQFVEAIGVRDYTVIMGITIFYGVLLMVARFITDIAYVLIDPRMKLSGGKEG; encoded by the coding sequence ATGGTTCGTTATGTCGCAAATAAATTCTTCTATATGTTGGTTTCATTATTTGTACTGATTTCAGCAACTTTTTTCTTGATGAAAGCTATTCCAGGGGATCCGTTTACTTCTGAGAAAAAAGTACCGCCAGAAATTAAAGCACGTTTGATGGAGCAATATGGTCTGGACAAGCCGCTCTCTCATCAGTATTTTAAGTATTTAGGTGATATTGTCCAAGGTGATTTGGGTGTATCGATGAAACGCCTGAATCAAGACGTATCGCATTTGATCAGTCAAACCTTTTCAGCGTCGCTGAAGCTGGGACTCGTCGCAATTGTTGTGGCGGTTATTGTTGGGGTTCTTCTCGGCATGTTAGCGGCACTCTATCACAGAAAGTTTCTTGACAGCGCCGCGATGGTGTTGGCAGTTCTGGGGATTGCGGTTCCGAGCTTTGTAGTCGCGTCATTATTACAGTATGTGTTCGCTTTCAAATTGGGTTGGGTACCGGTTTCAGGCTTTAAAGGACCAATCTATTATTTCCTACCTGTAGCAGCGCTCTCGGCACAGCCAATAGCATTTATAGCTCGCTTGACCCGTTCAAGTATGCTTGAGGTTCTGAATGCAGATTACATCAAAACGGCTAAGGCTAAGGGATTAAGCTGGATGGCTATTCTGAGCCGCCATGTACTTCGTAATGGTATCCTGCCTGTTGTTACTTACATGGGACCTATGACAGCTAACATCGTAACTGGTTCGGTTGTTATCGAGCAGATCTTTGGTGTTGGGGGTATTGGTAAACAGTTCGTGGAAGCGATTGGTGTCCGTGACTATACCGTCATAATGGGGATCACCATTTTCTATGGTGTACTACTCATGGTAGCCCGTTTCATTACTGATATTGCTTATGTATTGATTGACCCACGTATGAAATTAAGCGGAGGAAAGGAGGGCTAA
- a CDS encoding extracellular solute-binding protein encodes MLKRKNYWLLFAILLLSLTSLSPSMELSTNNDPHPMKKPQSQSKKPSSGEKGTIDSLRITVSLNSEEFSELELLSNRYTLENGVKVILRNIDSEDADEVLRHDLTIGDSPDIVMADGRSILDWATRGYLLPVDVYQSIPGTAPLTQLIPWMQWNGYNWGVPLDIDPYILVYSPQRLAELGFTTLPRSLEQWNTLLQNVLKEQGKYLLAMDTRNPYGLSAVMESMNSSLLSDNQEVINWTQNARSYFYLTSRYNKDVWDMIQSGSVAVAALPLSEWQKHGNSSLVAEAPLTESNGKGLESYYSRSFAIPAQSQSPKEAVNWLTFITSEDSQMDWLENTGSLPALDVLYRSEHDFNYKLPFGVELLLTEETAPEVESQGGWSKIVEAVSLLLTGKIDAAGYKDFIKEGLE; translated from the coding sequence GTGCTGAAACGCAAAAATTATTGGCTGCTTTTTGCAATTTTACTACTATCGCTGACAAGCTTGTCACCCAGTATGGAATTGAGTACCAATAACGACCCACATCCTATGAAAAAACCGCAAAGTCAGTCCAAAAAGCCTTCTTCAGGGGAAAAGGGAACTATAGATAGCCTGCGCATAACAGTATCGCTAAATAGCGAGGAATTTAGTGAACTGGAGCTTCTAAGCAATCGGTATACTTTAGAAAATGGAGTAAAGGTAATATTAAGAAATATTGATAGCGAGGATGCAGACGAAGTTTTGAGACATGATCTAACCATCGGGGACAGCCCGGATATCGTCATGGCGGATGGACGAAGTATTCTTGACTGGGCTACACGTGGATATTTATTGCCGGTGGATGTGTATCAGAGCATTCCAGGAACTGCACCGTTAACTCAGTTGATCCCATGGATGCAATGGAACGGATATAATTGGGGAGTGCCGCTGGATATCGACCCTTATATACTTGTTTATTCACCACAACGACTTGCAGAACTGGGATTTACGACCTTACCAAGAAGTCTGGAACAGTGGAACACATTGCTTCAGAATGTACTTAAAGAGCAAGGGAAATATTTGTTGGCGATGGATACACGTAATCCATATGGATTGTCGGCGGTTATGGAGAGTATGAACAGCAGCTTGCTATCGGATAACCAAGAAGTAATAAATTGGACGCAGAATGCACGCAGTTATTTTTACCTTACCAGTCGATATAACAAGGATGTTTGGGATATGATTCAGAGCGGAAGCGTTGCTGTTGCGGCTCTACCACTATCAGAGTGGCAAAAACATGGGAATTCATCTTTAGTTGCTGAAGCGCCGCTGACCGAAAGTAACGGGAAAGGACTTGAATCCTATTACAGCCGTTCTTTTGCAATTCCAGCACAATCTCAAAGTCCAAAGGAAGCCGTGAATTGGCTAACGTTTATCACCTCTGAGGATTCTCAGATGGATTGGTTGGAGAACACAGGGAGCTTGCCTGCACTGGATGTTCTTTATCGTTCGGAGCATGATTTCAACTATAAGCTTCCTTTCGGAGTCGAACTATTGCTGACAGAAGAAACCGCCCCAGAGGTCGAATCCCAAGGCGGTTGGAGTAAGATTGTTGAAGCAGTATCCTTACTGCTTACCGGAAAGATTGATGCGGCAGGGTACAAAGACTTCATCAAGGAAGGTCTAGAATGA
- a CDS encoding DUF3397 domain-containing protein produces MGLLLNSVITLSLIPIIPFLIVYFIGRGLKKDKKKTFMLAMDVTTFFLLLSVSALFNNLFDNGFGFYLILLIVLISTGLIGGAQNRLKGKVDGKRLFRAVWRLSFFFMSVGYLLFMFVGLIKYISQAM; encoded by the coding sequence ATGGGATTGCTGTTGAATTCGGTCATTACTTTAAGCTTGATTCCAATAATACCGTTTTTAATTGTTTATTTCATTGGAAGAGGCTTAAAAAAAGATAAAAAGAAAACTTTTATGCTCGCTATGGACGTAACTACATTTTTTTTATTATTATCGGTCTCGGCATTGTTTAACAACTTATTTGATAACGGTTTTGGGTTTTATCTTATACTACTTATTGTATTAATATCCACTGGATTGATTGGTGGCGCTCAGAATCGTCTGAAAGGAAAAGTAGATGGAAAGCGGTTATTTCGGGCAGTTTGGAGACTTTCATTCTTTTTTATGAGCGTCGGATATTTATTATTTATGTTTGTAGGGCTAATTAAGTACATATCACAAGCGATGTAA